Proteins from a single region of Euleptes europaea isolate rEulEur1 chromosome 21, rEulEur1.hap1, whole genome shotgun sequence:
- the MPG gene encoding DNA-3-methyladenine glycosylase: MAGAPQRREGRLGGAFFCRPCVALARALLGQVLVRRLPDGRELRGRIVETEAYLGGDDTASHSRGGRRTARNAAMFMQPGTLYVYQVYGLYFCLNISSQGEGAAVLLRSLEPLQGLEAMRQLRQAQRKSPAKPPKDWQLCNGPSKLCQALAIDKAFDQEDLASAPGLWLEPGPEAPARDALVCSTRIGISGDWAHKPLRFYLRGSKCVSVADKAAEQASGQAAEAPGGAGPWSAT; encoded by the exons ATGGCGGGGGCGCCGCAGCGCCGGGAGGGCCGCCTGGGGGGCGCCTTCTTCTGCCGGCCCTGCGTCGCCCTGGCCCGCGCCCTGCTGGGACAG GTGCTGGTGCGGCGCCTCCCGGACGGGCGGGAGCTGCGGGGGCGCATCGTGGAGACGGAGGCGTACCTGGGGGGCGACGACACCGCCTCCCACTCGCGGGGCGGCCGGCGGACGGCCCGCAACGCCGCCATGTTCATGCAGCCCGGCACCCTCTACGTCTACCAGGTCTACGGCCTCTACTTCTGCCTCAACATCTCCAGCCAGG GGGAAGGGGCGGCCGTCCTGCTGCGCTccctggagcccctgcaaggcctGGAGGCCATGCGCCAGCTGCGCCAGGCCCAGCGCAAAAGCCCCGCCAAGCCCCCCAAGGACTGGCAGCTCTGCAACGGGCCCTCCAAGCTGTGCCAGGCCCTGGCCATCGACAAGGCCTTCGACCAGGAGGACCTGGCCAGCGCCCCgggcctgtggctggagcccggCCCGGAAGCCCCCGCGCGAGACGCCCTCGTCTGCAGCACCCGCATTGGCATCAGCGGCGACTGGGCCCACAAGCCACTGCGCTTCTACCTGCGGGGCAGCAAGTGCGTGAGCGTGGCCGACAAGGCGGCGGAGCAGGCCTCGGGGCAGGCGGCAGAAGCGCCTGGGGGCGCAGGCCCTTGGAGCGccacctga